ACGTCAGTAGGGTGCTTACTGATCCAGAAACGagatattccacaatggaaaagTTGGTACTTGCGCTGCTACACGCCTCCAGAAGGCTGCGCAAATATTTTACAGGGCATGTGGTCACGGTACTCACCAACTTTAACATCAGCACCATATTACAAAAGCCAGAAACGTCAGGTCGCCTAGCGAAGTGGGCAATCGAACTGGGGGGCCACAACATTCTCTACAGGCCGCGCCCAGCAATCAAGGGTCAAGTCCTAGCGGACTTCATCACCGAAGTCCCAGAGGACAAAATCAAAGATTGTGAGATTGTCGAGACTCCCAGAGAAGACAAGTCCGATGGGTTATGGTTGCTATACACTGATGGGGCCTCAAACGAAGATGGTGCAGGGGCTGGATTGCGCCTGGTTTGTCCTGAGAAACATGAATTTACATACGCCATTAAGTTGGATTTTAAGAATACCAACAATGAGGCGGAATATGAAGCATTTTTGGCAGGCCTGCGcctcgccatcaaaatgggagcTCAAAACGTACAAGCGCATGTCGACTCACTTTTGATCGCCAGTCAAATCAACGGAGTGCATAATGCAAAGGGCGATGTTATGGCCTTGTATTTAGACCAAACAAAAGAGTTGCTGCAAAAATTCAAGTCATACAAGGTAGTACACATCAATCGCTCAGAGAACAAACCAGCGGACGCCTTGAGCAAGCTCGCCTCAACTTCTTTCCAAAATCTTGCCAAAGATGTACGAATCGAAGTACTAAAAAACCCGTCAGGTCTATTGCGTCAAGTAAATGTGATCAAGATAGGGCAACCATCTTGGATGACCCCTATCATTCAGTACTTGCAAGAGGGAATACTCCCTGATAACAAAGCAGAGGCAAGGAAGGTACAGAACAAGGCCCCGCATTATGAGATGAATGGTGGTATCTTGTACCGAAGATCCTTCTTGGGGCCACTTCTGCGCTGTGTAGACCCCCAAGATGCAAAATACTTGATCAGGGAGATTCACGAAGGAATATGTGGCATCCATGCAGTCCCACGCATGGTTGCCGCGAAATTAATGAACGCTGGTTACTATTGGCCAGGGATGCACGTGGACGCTCTAAAGGAATTGGGCAAATGCGACTCCTGTCAAAGGCATGCCCCGAAAACCCTGCGCCCGAAAAATGATCTCATTCCTATGTCCACTGTGCATGGCCTTTCCAGCAGTGGGGAATTGATATGGTCGGACCTTTCCCTGAAGCTCCGGGAGCTGTGAAGTTTATAATTGTGGCCGtcgattatttcaccaagtgggtggaggccaaagcaCTCGCTTCAACAACTGCaatgatggtgcgcaagttcatatgggaacacatcatTTGCAGGTTTGGTCTCCCACTCAAAATTGTAAATgataatggcaccaactttgctttTGAAGACCTTTAAAAGTGGATGAAAGAGATGAACATCGAACACACTTTCTCATCCGTTGCGCATCCTCAGGGCAACAGACAAGTAGAAAGTGTTAACAAGAGTATCGTTGAAGGGATAAAAGCCCGACTGGGCACAAAGAGAAGaggctgggtagatgagctcccgaGCATCCTGTGGGCTCCTCGAACCATGCCGAAAACAAGCACTTGCGAAACCCCTTTCAGCCTAGTTCatggctcagaggcggttatcCCAGCCGAAATTGGCCTGCCCTCACCGCGCTTGACACCAGTAAATACAATTGATAACGAGGCAAAACGTCGTCTTGACTTGGATTTACTCGAAGAAAGGCACGAAATTGCGCGAATtaaagaagccaagtacaagacaCAGCTGGGAAGGTATTACAATGCAAGAGTGCGCATTTATACCTTCACTCCAGGAGAGTATGTCTTCAGAGACAATGAAGCTTCAAACGCTGAAAGCCTAGGAAAGCTAGCggccaaatgggaaggcccatacttaaTACACGAGGTGCTAGGGAAAGGGGCATACAAGTTGCGCACTCTGGATGGATACATCATCCCGCGCACGTGGaacgcgcaacaactgcgcaagtGCTATATGTAACTACTCTCGGCCTTGCGCCTCTACTCAGTCATGCTGGCCACGTGCCTTTTTAATTATCTATGTTGGCTAAACGTCCTTTATGTTACTTACATGTAACAACTCCTATCAAAAAAAgtcttaattattattttaattatccAATAGGAAACGcaaattaagacacccaagtgattatgcacaaaccctaaaattttcagaacaatcaaaatcaggatcagggcccctaaaactcaggggggtaaaccctagtgacgattatctaaattatgtgctgtcaaattcgaatttttcaatttcatcaactcagcaggcctagtcccaCACGTGGCAAACCTATGACCATTAGGtgcccttacggaccgtaagggataaaagtcttacggtccgtaagcaatgTCAAATTTTTGGCAATAAATAGCAGAccttagatgaattattaagtaaaggtttcatacaacctagtttatCCCCGTGGGAGGGGACACCAGTGTTGTTtattaagaaaaaggatggtccgatgagaatgtgtattgattatagagaattgaataaggttacaattaagaatcgatgcccattacctaggattgatgatcttttcgatcaaattcaaggagctagatatttttctaagatataccaacgttccggatatcatcaattgaaagtacaagaggaagacgtacctaaaactgctttcagaactaggtatggtcattacaagtttacagtcatgcccttcggattaacgaatgcacttgcaacattcatggacaaaatgaataggatctgtaaaccatatttggataaatttgtaattatcttcatcgacgatatacttatttatgccAAAAGACAGGAAAAACAttatcagcacttgcatgcactcttaactttcttaagaaaagagaagcttttcgccaaattctcgaagtgtgaattttggctaccagaagtacaatttctaggtcatatggtgaatcatgaaggtattcatgtagatcctgataagatagcagcaattaccaaatggaagtTTCCGCAATCCACAATGGAAGTTAGGAGTTTTGTAGGTTTAACCGGatactatagacggtttattaaggatttttcgaagatagctatatcattaactaagctaacctgtaaaatagttaagtttgaatgaggacctaaataagaagaagcctttaggatcttaaagcataaattaacaaatgccccaatcctagccttaccagaaggagcagaagattttaaagtatgtggtgatgcttcaaagctaggatttggatgtgtgttaatgcaacgcaaaaaggtaattgcgtatgcatcaaggcaattgaaaaagcacgaagaaagctataccactcatgacttagaattaggagccataattttgcccttaagatttggagacattatctgtatggaagtaagtttactgtctatacgggtcataagaatttaagatatatatttgagcaaaaagaattaaacatgaggcaaaggagatggatgaaaatcctaagtgactacgactgtgatatccagtatcatgaaggaaaggctgaagacagctagagatcgccagaagagttatacagataatagacgaaagccgttggagtttcaagttggagacaaaatgctattgaaagtatctccttggaaaggagttgttagattcggtaagaaaggaaagctaagtccaaggtacgtagaccatttccagtgatccaacgtataggaccagttgcttatcatttacaactaccaggAGAGTTAggtggagtacatgatgtatttcatgtatccaatctcaagaaatgtctatcagacgaatcttTGGTAGTACCTCCCCAAGATATAAAGGTAAACGAAAAATTAAAATTTGTAGATAAACCATttcagatagaagatagaaagatcaaattTCTCAAAACACAAACGATTAGTGTTAGTTCAAGTAAAGTGGGATTCAAAGATAAGACCCTAATACACTTGGGAACGGGAATCAGAAAagaagcgaaagtatcctcaattattccagtaaatctcgaggacgagatttttattaaggtggggagaatgtaacaactcctATAAAAAAgtcttaattattattttaattatccaataggaaaccctaattaagacagcCAAatgattctacacaaaccctaaaattttcagaacaatcaaaatcaggatcagggcccctataactcaggggggggggggtaaacgcTAGTGACGATTATCTAAATTATGTGCTGTCAAATTCGAATTTTTCAATTTCatcaactcagcaggcctagtcccacacgtggcaaccctatgaccattaggtctcccttacggaccgtaagggataaaagtcttacggtccgtaagcaatgtcaaattttggctataaatagcagacattggcacttgatatTCTGCGTACGTTCGACGAAGAAATTCTTTTTAGGCACTGAGTTACgttctgtttaccacaattaacacacacggatCACTAATCGACGCTGCAatacagggtaataactcgatcgctattacgattcaacgtccgatcgattgaaactatccaacgtatgattaagtgctgctcaaattgagtttatactttgtcattcgtcgtgatttcgacttgaatgtttgagtgctatccgaactcgggctatactctgtcattcgttgtgaatccgctgaattgttaagtattgcactttgttaatcgttgtgagggtttaatctcgtgaattgacgtaactgctgtattagttactaaccccgtttgtgtgcattgttatttaaattaggttaatcaaggctaatcagtaggcttatacactactcgttaaatctgcaacgtgagtcattttctttttatcaactgttttacaatactccaaattattttcaaaagttataattacagggactaagtcgtggatatcttgaatcactagctagtggggtattgtgcacattactaattttctcccagttaggttcattgacctactagggataatcatcacaatttgggttcattgacctaatagtggtatgaccatcgtcaacattgtgacatgtcaccattgtgacacggcgccagataaaaaaataagatataagccattgtaatcgctcttatgctgtaattaataactatgcatcattttatgtaaatagaatgattcactcagtatttcccgctgacaaaacctttttcaaacatgtttcaggtaatctgttatgatctaggaaaagtgccgtgaagcactacaagcttaagaaagtggctcaggataaaataaagaaacatgttttgtaaaataaaagatttcttcgtgaaatcaaatgattgtaaattatcggggttttaacccgagttgtgaaataaaataatcgggaaatatttcagttttaaaaagatcctgataataaacttccgctgttaaactcaattaattaaataccacgggatttctgtcccgcggctcctgaaacggatcaaaccgggtcgggggccgtgacagaaaaaggtgtatcagagccactgatcgagccactaatttaagccaattaagttttctataaaattttgttataaattttgacttagtaattgtgtgtattttgctaaacagcatgagtggcttgtctgacgcccttcagaatttaaatctctatccagtaagaatagaggtttccagagatttcaataggtatataccagacatagaagaacctatagaattcaacgctttacctctcgagaaacccaagcctaagaaaatggaaattggggaaagttctaggcaaattgaaaggttaccatctcaggaagagctagattttatattggcaagctataatactattaagcctgttaatgaaaatgtttttattcactttcttaaaacacaactaccaatgaacttagaaccagctattccaaatcTTTCAATCCACTCGCTAATAGACGAATGGTTAACTAATGAAATACAGTTCcaaaacaatccctataagctttttcctcagttcaatccagaacctttaccaaatccaccaatgagtaacgagaatatggctgaaatccgtaatatcgtcaaggctgtgaaacctcgcacgattgacgatgcagtggatttagccaatactctgactgacgaactagtacggacaagagatgaaaatagaaggaaggaagtagcccaaaagattacccaaggattccgtccgggtaaccataacaatttcaagaaaggagggaatgggcaatcttccactagcccattttgcaattcttgcaaaagaaagcattttggaagatgcaaaggatattgcaatttttgcaaaattccgtggcatcaagaagaagactgcaggaggaagagattttcagtctgctacaactgtggagaagctggacatcttaggccagattGTCCAAAACTTAACAAACTATCTAACtataaagccaaacctgcagaaaaagcaaaaaggaatgtaagagccttccaactgactgctcaggaagcagagctcattccagatgtgatagctggtacgttcttagttcacaacgtttacacaaaagtattatttgactctggtgcaaaccaaagttttataaatatttcattctgCCAAACTCTTAACTTACCTTCAACCAGCATTAGGCAAATTTCTACAGTAGAAACGGCATATGGGAAttcagttaaaataaataaggttCTGCAAAacgtagaaatagaacttttaaGTCATAAATTTCTGCAACCCCATTATCCATGAAATTAGTTGAATTTGATAAtatgttaggaatggattggttagtaaaaAACCATGCTTAAATTatatgtgataagaattccataaaAATTTATGCACCCACTGGAGAAGTAataatgattacaggagataagccatgTAAACCCATAAATtttatatcagtaatgaaagttacTAATTATGAACAAAAGCAAGGAATAGTATaaatgatttcagtaatcattaatactaaagataaagaacttaaggaaatttctgtagtttcagaatacccagatgtatttccagaagaattaccaaggttaccaccagatagggaggtagaatttaggattcatctaattccagaaactataccgatagccaaggcaccttatcggttagcacccacagaaatattaaaactgaaaaatcaattagatgaattattaagtaaaggtttcatacaacctagtttatCCCCGTGGGAGGGGGCACCAGTGTTGTTtattaagaaaaaggatggtccgatgagaatgtgtattgattatagagaattgaataaggttacaattaagaatcgatacccattacctaggattgatgatcttttcgatcaacttcaaggagcaagatatttttctaagatatacctacgttccggatatcatcaattgaaagtacaagaagaagacatacctaaaactgctttcagaactaggtatggtcattacaagtttacagtcatgcccttcggattaacgaatgcacttgcaacattcatggacaaaatgaatagaatctgtaaaccatatttggataaatttgtaattatcttcatcgacgatatacttatttatgccAAAAGACAGGAAAAACAttatcagcacttgcatgcactcttaactttgttaagaaaagggaagcttttcgccaaattctcaaagtgtgaattttggctaccaAAAGTACAATttctaggtcatatggtgaatcatgaaggtattcacgtagatcctaataagatagcagcaattaccaaatggaaggttccgcaatccgtaatggaaattaggagttttgtaggtttaaccggatactatagacggtttattaaggatttttccaacatagctatatcattaactaagctaacctgtaaaacagttaagtttgaatgaggacctaaataagaagaagcctttaggatcttaaagcataaattaacaaatgccccaatcctagccttaccagaaggaacagaagattttaaagtatatggtgatgcttcaaagctaggatttggatgtgtgttaatgcaacgcaaaaaggtaattgcatatgcatcaaggcaattgaaaaagcacgaagaaagctataccactcatgacttagaattaggagccataattttgcccttaagatttggagacattatcagtatggaagtaagtttactgtctatacggtcataagaatttaagatatatatttgagcaaaaagaattaaacatgaggcaaaggagatggatgaaaatcctaagtgactacgactgtgatattcagtatcacgaaggaaatgctgaagacggctagagatcgccagaagagttatacaGATA
The sequence above is drawn from the Helianthus annuus cultivar XRQ/B chromosome 12, HanXRQr2.0-SUNRISE, whole genome shotgun sequence genome and encodes:
- the LOC110892912 gene encoding uncharacterized protein LOC110892912; amino-acid sequence: MKEGLIKFPTLTAPFEKEPLILYLSSSDKAVGSVLLVERNGVQTPIYYVSRVLTDPETRYSTMEKLVLALLHASRRLRKYFTGHVVTVLTNFNISTILQKPETSGRLAKWAIELGGHNILYRPRPAIKGQVLADFITEVPEDKIKDCEIVETPREDKSDGLWLLYTDGASNEDGAGAGLRLVCPEKHEFTYAIKLDFKNTNNEAEYEAFLAGLRLAIKMGAQNVQAHVDSLLIASQINGVHNAKGDVMALYLDQTKELLQKFKSYKVVHINRSENKPADALSKLASTSFQNLAKDVRIEVLKNPSGLLRQVNVIKIGQPSWMTPIIQYLQEGILPDNKAEARKVQNKAPHYEMNGGILYRRSFLGPLLRCVDPQDAKYLIREIHEGICGIHAVPRMVAAKLMNAGYYWPGMHVDALKELGKCDSCQRHAPKTLRPKNDLIPMSTVHGLSSSGELIWSDLSLKLREL